TTTTTAAAACCACTATCCCATATAAATACCACTGTTGTGGCTCTTTAACATTTAAATGAAAATGTATATTATTATATTAAAAGGCCCAATGCCTGAAAATAAAGTTCATTTTGGAGGAATTATGATATGAAAGTAGGAATTATAATGGGTGGGATATCTTCAGAAAGAGAAGTTTCCCTAAATTCAGGAAAATCCATAATAAACTATATGGATAAAAATAAATATGAAATAGTACCTATTGTTATAGATAAGAAAAATGATGTATTTGAAAAAGTAAAAGATATAGATTTTGCCTTTATTGCTCTTCATGGCAAATTTGGTGAGGATGGTATAATACAATCCGTTTTCCAAACCATGGATATACCTTATTCAGGCTGCAGCCCCTTAACCAGCGGCATCTGTATGGATAAGGACATAAGTAAGAAACTGCTATATTCTGCCAATATAAATACAGCAGAATGGATATGTATAAAATCCATAGAGAATATTGATTATGACTACTTAGAAAAGATGGGGTATCCTGTAGTTGTAAAACCAAATTCCGGTGGTTCAAGTGTAGCAACTACTATAATAGAAAAGAGTGAAGATATAGAAGAAGCTGCTCGTCTTGCCTTTAATTACGATGAGGAAGTTATGATTGAAAAATATATAGAAGGAGACGAAATAACTTGTTGTATATTAGACGGAACTGCCCTACCCATACTTGCCATAAAACCTAATAAGGGTTCTTTCTTTGATTACACTTCAAAATATGCAGATGGCGGTTCTGAAGAAATAGTAGTAGAATTTGAAAAACCACTTCAAAGTAAGATTGAAGAAATATCCCTAAAGTGCTGGGAACTATTCAAATGCAAAGGCTATGTCCGAGTAGACATGATATTAAAAGATAAAGTTCCCTATGTACTTGAGCTTAATACTCTGCCGGGACTTACAAAAAATAGTCTTTTCCCAAAAAGCGCTAATGGGGTAAATATATCCTTCACAGAACTATTAGATAAAATAATTCAATGTTCTATGTAAAAAAATTTTTTCATCAGGGGAATACAATGGTGTTTTCCCCTGGATTACCACTTTAATGTGCATCCTGTTTTGTGTTCAAATTCTAATTTTACAGAATCCAAATCTTCTACATTCACATCTTCCAATTTTAACTCTAAACTTAAATTTATATTATTAAAAGAAGGATTTTTCTTTAATTTTATATTTTTTCTTTTACATATATCAAGGGCTATATTTATTATTTCATTTTGATTTGCACTGCTGGATATACTGATATTCCATCCTGTTAAATTTGCTAAATCTTGAATATGTATTTTGTATTTTTCTCCAATTACAGGACTTATAAAGGAAAGTTCTATATGTTTTTCATCATTACATGATTTTATACTTTTTCTATAAGGCTTAAACTCCTCTTTATCAAAGAACTCCCCTATTAAACTTAAAGCTTTATTTTGCTCCATGGTTTCAAATTCACCTAGAGCTCTTATGCAAATGTGCTCCAGTTTATCCTTTACCACATCCTCTGGAGATTGTACTAATAAACAAAGCCCTGTAGTATTTTCGAATTCCTTAATCTTATCTTTTCCTATAATATATTTAGAATTTGTCATAACTATAGCTTGTTTCTGCTCCAGCCTATAAGATATTTTTTTTATAGATACCTCATTTAAAATGTTATTTATAATTTCAGAGGCTGCATTTATATTTATAGTATCACTTATTTCCACCTTCCAGCCCACTTCTTTTTCAAATTGTTCTATTTTATTATTTATACTTTT
This window of the Clostridium kluyveri DSM 555 genome carries:
- a CDS encoding D-alanine--D-alanine ligase produces the protein MKVGIIMGGISSEREVSLNSGKSIINYMDKNKYEIVPIVIDKKNDVFEKVKDIDFAFIALHGKFGEDGIIQSVFQTMDIPYSGCSPLTSGICMDKDISKKLLYSANINTAEWICIKSIENIDYDYLEKMGYPVVVKPNSGGSSVATTIIEKSEDIEEAARLAFNYDEEVMIEKYIEGDEITCCILDGTALPILAIKPNKGSFFDYTSKYADGGSEEIVVEFEKPLQSKIEEISLKCWELFKCKGYVRVDMILKDKVPYVLELNTLPGLTKNSLFPKSANGVNISFTELLDKIIQCSM